In Fusobacterium nucleatum, the genomic stretch TAATTTTACTTACATATTTTTTCTGATTTGAAAATATTAAAGTTTCTTTTTCAGAAGCCTCAATATAATCAATATCATTTAGTGAAATAACATAAAGTCTTTCACCAATATTTACAGTGATTTTTTTTAAGTTGTTGTTTCTAATTGAAGTTGTAACTTCACTTTTAATGTTTACCAAAGATTTTAAAAGACTTTTTATTCTACTTTCTGAATAAGGCTTTAAAAGATAATCAAAAGCCTTAATTTCAAAAGCATCAACAGCATAATCTTTATAAGCAGTTATAAAAATTATTTTCATATCTGGACACATTTTAGTAATTATTTTTCCTAAACTAATTCCATTCATATCAGGCATATTGATATCTAAAAATATCACATCAGCAGTACTGTTTTTTAAAAAGGTTAAAGTATCCAAAGGATTATCAAATTCAGCTATAAGTTTAATTTCTTTTTCTTCATTTAAAAAATATTTTAATTCCTCTCTTGCAGGTAATTCATCTTCAACGATTATGCAATTAATCATATTTAACACCTCCAAGTATTTTAAATTTTATTCTCGTTCCCTGCTCTAATTTTTTTATATTAAGCCCTTCTCCATAGAGAAGTTTTAATCTTTGATGTACATTTTTAAGTCCTATATTTTCCTTTATCTGTTTATCTAAATTATCAATTACAGTTTGTTCTATTCCTACTCCATCATCTTCAATAATAACTTCTATATCTTTACCAATTTTCTTTATAATTATTTTGACACAACCATTATCTCTTTTTTTCAAAATTCCATGCTTTATACTATTTTCAACAAGTGGTTGAATAATCAAACTAGGAATTTGAAAATTATATAGACTTTCATCAACATCATAAAGTATATTTAATTTATTTCCAAACCTTACCTTTTCAATTTTAATGTAAGTATCAATTTGGTTTAATTCTTTTATTAGTTCTACACTTTTTACATTGTTATCTAAATTATATCTTAAATAACTGGATAAATCTATTGTTACCTCCCTAGCTTTTTCAGGATTTGTTCTGATAAGAGAAGCCATAGTATTCAATACATTGAATAAAAAGTGTGGATTTATTTGAGATTGTAAGGCTTTTAATTCAGAATATTTAAGCAAAGACATTAAATTTTCAACCTTACTAATTTCCATTTGAGTTGATATAAGATGTGATAAACCTATCATCAAATATCTATTTTTATCTGTAATTTTTTCAGCAGTGTCAAAGAAAATTTTTAAAGTTCCACTTATATCATTTTTTTCTTTTAAAGGTAAAATAATACAAGATTTTATATGTGGTGAAATATCTAAAAAATCTTCTATAATTTCATCATCTTCTTTTATAACTAACATCGCTTCACCAGTTTTTAAAACTTTTTTAGTATTGTTACTTTTTATATCTGCTTTTTTTATTTTATCTTTATCAAAAGAAAAACCTGCAATAATTTCCTTTTTGTTAGTAATTACAGTTGCTTTTGCTCCTAAATCTTCAGCAATTATTTTACATACTTCATTAAGATTTTCAGTTTCTCTAAAATGAGGTAAAGTTTTATTTGCTATTTCCAAAGCAAGTTTAGCTTGCCTACCTGCTATAAGTTCACTTTTTTGGATAATATCTTCAACAAGTAAGATAAGCACACTAGCTCCAATAGAATTCATAAAGACCATAGGAACATAAAAATTTGCAACTATATTCTGAGCTAAAATTTTATCTTTAAGTATAATTAAAATTAAGCCCATACTAAGATTTTCAACTACACAAGCTAAAAAAAAGCCAAAAAATATTTTATCCTTACTTTTAATAAAACGATGTACATAGGCAGTTAAAAATCCACCTGTTATTGTTGCAATGGCACAAGGTATAGCAGTTTCTCTTCCAAGATTAACAAAGGCTCTATGTATTCCTGCTACAAGTCCTGTAATTATTGCAACATAAGGACCACCTAAAATACCTCCTGCTATAACACCAACATTTCTAGTATTTAATATTGCACCATTAAAATTTAATCCTATATAAGTTCCACTTATAGAAAGTAATGAGAAGAAAAAAGATAGAGCTATTATGTCTTTTTTAGTTTTAGCATTGCTTTTAATAATAATATTCGCTTTATCAATTCTGATAAAGAAAAATGCAATTATAGCAGAACAACCAATATTGCTGATTAAATGTGAAATAAATTGTATATTCATTTTTTACACTACCTTATTTTTATATATATAATAGTATAACAAATTTTAGTAACTTAATAAATACTTGAGAGAAGTTTTTAACATTTTAAGCCATTTTTTTTACATTTAATTCCAAAAAACTAAAAATTGAATAAAAAAAATAGTATAATAACATAAAGAAATTAAACAATTAAAACATTGTAAGGGGGCATAAGTATGTATAGTTTTATAGGTTCAATTATAGCATTGGTACTTGGATATTTTATCTATGGAAAATTTGTTGAAGGTGTTTTTGGGATAGATACTTCTAGAGAAACACCTGCAAAAAAATTAGCAGATGGTGTTGACTATATGGAAATGAGTTGGCCAAAAGCATTTCTTATTCAATTTCTTAATATAGCTGGAACAGGTCCTATATTTGGGGCAGTTGCTGGAGCATTATGGGGTCCAGCTGCATTTATTTGGATAGTATTTGGTTGTATCTTTGCAGGTTCAGTTCATGATTTTCTAATAGGAATGATGTCTTTAAGAAAAGATGGAGCATCTGTTTCTGAAATAGTAGGAGAAAATTTAGGTATAACTGCAAAACAAATAATGAGAGTTTTCTCTGTTATACTTCTATTATTAGTTGGTGTTGTATTTGTAATGAGTCCAGCTCAAATTTTAACCAATATAACAGGGGTTAATTATACTATTTGGTTAGCAGTTATTATAATTTATTATCTTTGTGCAACTGTATTACCAATTGATACAATTATTGGTAAAATTTATCCAATATTTGGTTTATCTCTTTTAGTAATGGCATTTGGCATAGGTGGAGGCTTAATAATAAATAATGCTAATATTCCTGAAATAGCTTTTGTAAATATGAATCCAGCAGGAAGATCAGTTTTTCCTTATCTATGTATAACAATAGCTTGTGGAGCAATCAGTGGTTTCCATGCTACTCAATCTCCTATGATGGCTAGATGTTTAAAAACAGAAAAAGCAGGAAGAAGAGTTTTCTATGGTGCAATGATATCAGAAGGAATTATAGCTCTTATTTGGGCTGCTGCTGCAATGTCATTCTTTGGTGGAATACCTCAACTTGCTGAAGCAGGTCCTGCAGCTGTTGTTGTTAATAAAATATCTGTTGGAATATTAGGAAAAGCTGGAGGTGTTTTAGCATTATTAGGTGTTGTTGCTTGTCCTATAACTTCTGGAGATACTGCATTTAGAAGTGCAAGACTTACTATTGCTGACTCTCTAAACTATAAACAAGGACCTGTTGTAAATAGATTTGTTGTTGCAATTCCTTTATTTGTTCTTGGAATTATATTATGTTTCACACCATTTGATGTTATTTGGAGATACTTTGGTTGGGCAAACCAAACTCTTGCTACAATAGCTCTATGGGCAGCAGTTAAATATTTAGCAAACAGAGGAAAAAATTATTGGATAGCTTTAGTTCCTGCAATGTTTATGACAGTTGTTGTAACTTCTTATATACTTGCAGCCCCAGAAGGATTTGTAAGATTCTTTGGAGATAAAGATATAAAAGTAATAGAACATATTGCAATAGCAATAGGTTGTGTTGTATCTTTAGGATGTACAGCTGCATTCTTTATGACAAATAAAAAAACTAATTTAATTACTGAATAAATGGAACTGTTACCATTGTATTTATTATAAAAAATTAATGAAAATACTCCTAGTGAAAGCTAGGAGTATTTTTTGTATTATTCCAAAAAAAACGACTTACTTTTATTGTCAAAGATTATTTTTAGTGTTATCCTACAATTATATAAATAAATTAAAATTATGGGGGAAAAATGAAAGAAGACAAATTAGAACTTGTAAAAGAAAGAAGAGAAAATATATTTTCTATTTTAAATGATATTTTTGAATTTGGTAGCTTTCTAAAAGGGGATAATCAAGAAAAAAAGAAAAATAATAAGGAAGACAAACAAAAAAGTTTAAAGAATTATATTAATAGTTATGATAAAACAGCTAAAACACAAGAAGCAAAAAAAGAAATATTACAATATTTATGTGATGCTTTAAATAAGGTTACTCCTAAAAACAAAAGATATAAAATTAAAGAAATTGAAGAGATTTTTATGAAAATAGAAAATTTATATAATTTAAGCAATTTTCTATATGATAAAAATTTAAAATTCATATTAGGTTTTCCTATATTTTATAGTTATATTTCTAAAATTAATAATTTTTCAAAGAAGTGGAAAGATATTTTACTTCCATTTGATTTAGAATTAGAATTTATGCAATTAAAGATAAAAGGTTCATTTGAAAGTTTTTATAAGGATAATAAAGAAATATTTAATGAAAGCTTTGCAGAAATAACTCCACAAACAGTTATGAATTGGAGAAATGGAAAAAATATTATAAGTATTGTGTCTATTTATAAAGCTATCAAAAGTTTTGAAAATTTATCACAAAAAGAAGAAGAATTTTTTCAAATTCTTTATTTAAAAAGAATTATTTGGAAAATATATGAAGATATGGAAAAAAAGAATAAAGAACAGTTAAAACACTTTGTAGTTATTTTCTTTAAAATAATATTTATATTTTCTTCTTTAATTGAAAATACAGATGAAGAAAAGAAAGCAAAATTTTTAGAAGTAATAACAGAAGAATTAAATATACAAAATAGAGAAAAAAAATTATTTTTAGAAAATTTTGAAAAAATGGAAATTTTAGATAAGAATCTTAAAAATTCAAAATTAGATTTTGAAAAAATTATTACTAATTCCATTAATAGAATAAAATTTAATAATAATAATGTATATAAATTTAATTATAAGTACAATGCTTTAAAAGAAGATTATAGTTTAGATAAGCATAAGAAATTACTTGAAGAATTAGAAAATAAAGTTCAGTTAAAAAATTATTATGAATATAATTATTATATATATTTTTTAGTAGATTCATATAATTTATTAAATATGAGAAAAGAAAAATATAAAAATCAAGAAAAAAGGGATTCTAAAAGATTTTTAGAACAATTAGAAAAAAAATATAAGGGTAAGTTAAATGATAATAAAATAGAAGAATATAAAGAAAATTTTGATGGAAAAATTAAAGAAGTCCCTAAAATATTTACTATAATTTTAGAAATTTTACCTAATCAAGACTTAATAATGGAAATTTTATTGAGAAGAATTTCTTCTAATGAGAAGCTATTAAATAAAGTTATAAAATATTTAGAAGAAAATTTTAATATAACATTAATAAATAGAGGAGGTGAGAAAATATGGCAACAAAGATGACACCAGAAGCAGCTGCAAGAATACAATCAACAACGGCTAAGTCTAATGGGGGTACAGTTCCAAAAGGAAGTTTCTCTTCAAGAGCATCAAGTGCAGCTTCTAAAAACACTGGAAAAACTAAATAAAAAATAAGAGTAGCAAAGAAAACACTTTGCTGCTCTTATAAAAAATCTTATTAAATTTAAATTAAATGGAGGAAAATTATGAATGAAGTATTAAATAGTGATGTAAATGAACAATTTAAAGAATTAATTATTAGAACATTAGGAATTATAACTCGTAATAAGACAAGAAAACACATACAGATAAGTCTTAATCCATTGAAAACTCTTCTTAAAGAGTATTATAAAGATGAAATTTGGTGGAGATTTCAGCCAAAAGATACAGTTCCTTGGTTATGTTTTTGGTCAAGAAAATTAGCTAATGAGCCAGCAAAAGGGATTTATCTTATGTTCTATTCTTATTTTGGAAAACAAAATGGAATAGATGTGAAATACATTGTTTTAGCATTTGGAAAAAGTGTAAAAAATGAATCTGAGGTTAAATGGGATAGTAGATTACCATTAAAGACTATTAATGATTTTTTTAATGAATTAAATGTAGAAGAGCTTCCTTCTTATAAAAATGAAATTAATTATGGTTCTTCTATGGTTTATAAAGCATATTTAATTAATCAAGAAAAATTTAATGATGAGTTATTTCATAATCAAATTTTCAATGATTTTAAAACACTTTTAGATTACTATGTTGCTTATGCAAAATATATAACTTATGAAAAAAATTATAATAGAATAAGTGAAAGTAAAGAAGAATTAGAAAAAGCTTATGAAAATGAATTTAATAAGATTATGAAGACATTAGATAATCCTCAAAATAATTTAAAAATTGAAGCAAATAACACAGATAATGTTAATCAAATTAAAGATGAATTTAATTTTCCTTTAAATACTATATTATATGGACCACCAGGAACAGGAAAGACATACAACTCTATTTTCTATTCAGTTGGAATTATAGAGAAAAATAGAATTATTTTTAAAATAAAAAATAATAACGAAGATATCTTAAAAAAATTTAAAGAGTATAAAGATAAAAACCTAATAAAATTTATTACATTTCATCAATCTTATGGATACGAAGATTTTATTGAGAGTATAAGACCAGATTTAGATAATGAAAGTAAAGATTTAAAATATATTATCCATTCAGGAGTATTTAAAGATATTTGTAATAAGGCTAAAAACGATAGAGAAAATAATTATGTTCTAATTATAGATGAAATAAATAGAGGGAATATTTCAAAAATTTTTGGTGAATTAATCTCTTTAATTGAGCCTTCTAAAAGAGAAGGAGAAAAAGAAGAATTAGAAGTAACTTTACCTTATTCAAAAGAACTTTTCACTATCCCAAAAAATATTTATATCATAGGAACGATGAATACAGCAGATAGATCTATTGCTTTATTAGATATTGCACTTCGTAGAAGATTTAATTTTATTGAGATAATGCCTCAATATGATATTTTAAAAAATGAGAAAATAGAAAATATTGAATTAGATTTATTGTTATCAACTATAAATGAAAGAATTGAATTTTTACTAGATAGAGAGCATATAATAGGACATTCATATTTTTTAAATATAAATACTTTTGAAGATTTAATTCAAGTA encodes the following:
- a CDS encoding McrB family protein → MNEVLNSDVNEQFKELIIRTLGIITRNKTRKHIQISLNPLKTLLKEYYKDEIWWRFQPKDTVPWLCFWSRKLANEPAKGIYLMFYSYFGKQNGIDVKYIVLAFGKSVKNESEVKWDSRLPLKTINDFFNELNVEELPSYKNEINYGSSMVYKAYLINQEKFNDELFHNQIFNDFKTLLDYYVAYAKYITYEKNYNRISESKEELEKAYENEFNKIMKTLDNPQNNLKIEANNTDNVNQIKDEFNFPLNTILYGPPGTGKTYNSIFYSVGIIEKNRIIFKIKNNNEDILKKFKEYKDKNLIKFITFHQSYGYEDFIESIRPDLDNESKDLKYIIHSGVFKDICNKAKNDRENNYVLIIDEINRGNISKIFGELISLIEPSKREGEKEELEVTLPYSKELFTIPKNIYIIGTMNTADRSIALLDIALRRRFNFIEIMPQYDILKNEKIENIELDLLLSTINERIEFLLDREHIIGHSYFLNINTFEDLIQVFRNSIIPLLQEYFYDDFEKIKSVLGDNNFISSKNISINLKGNNQKKYIYKIDEEALKVPENYQKIYSSNEDEE
- a CDS encoding LytR/AlgR family response regulator transcription factor, whose protein sequence is MINCIIVEDELPAREELKYFLNEEKEIKLIAEFDNPLDTLTFLKNSTADVIFLDINMPDMNGISLGKIITKMCPDMKIIFITAYKDYAVDAFEIKAFDYLLKPYSESRIKSLLKSLVNIKSEVTTSIRNNNLKKITVNIGERLYVISLNDIDYIEASEKETLIFSNQKKYVSKIKISKWEEMLKGNNFYRCHRSFIINLDKITEIEQWFNSSWILKIKNYTTAIPVSRNNIKELKELFLA
- a CDS encoding carbon starvation CstA family protein — its product is MYSFIGSIIALVLGYFIYGKFVEGVFGIDTSRETPAKKLADGVDYMEMSWPKAFLIQFLNIAGTGPIFGAVAGALWGPAAFIWIVFGCIFAGSVHDFLIGMMSLRKDGASVSEIVGENLGITAKQIMRVFSVILLLLVGVVFVMSPAQILTNITGVNYTIWLAVIIIYYLCATVLPIDTIIGKIYPIFGLSLLVMAFGIGGGLIINNANIPEIAFVNMNPAGRSVFPYLCITIACGAISGFHATQSPMMARCLKTEKAGRRVFYGAMISEGIIALIWAAAAMSFFGGIPQLAEAGPAAVVVNKISVGILGKAGGVLALLGVVACPITSGDTAFRSARLTIADSLNYKQGPVVNRFVVAIPLFVLGIILCFTPFDVIWRYFGWANQTLATIALWAAVKYLANRGKNYWIALVPAMFMTVVVTSYILAAPEGFVRFFGDKDIKVIEHIAIAIGCVVSLGCTAAFFMTNKKTNLITE
- a CDS encoding sensor histidine kinase; amino-acid sequence: MNIQFISHLISNIGCSAIIAFFFIRIDKANIIIKSNAKTKKDIIALSFFFSLLSISGTYIGLNFNGAILNTRNVGVIAGGILGGPYVAIITGLVAGIHRAFVNLGRETAIPCAIATITGGFLTAYVHRFIKSKDKIFFGFFLACVVENLSMGLILIILKDKILAQNIVANFYVPMVFMNSIGASVLILLVEDIIQKSELIAGRQAKLALEIANKTLPHFRETENLNEVCKIIAEDLGAKATVITNKKEIIAGFSFDKDKIKKADIKSNNTKKVLKTGEAMLVIKEDDEIIEDFLDISPHIKSCIILPLKEKNDISGTLKIFFDTAEKITDKNRYLMIGLSHLISTQMEISKVENLMSLLKYSELKALQSQINPHFLFNVLNTMASLIRTNPEKAREVTIDLSSYLRYNLDNNVKSVELIKELNQIDTYIKIEKVRFGNKLNILYDVDESLYNFQIPSLIIQPLVENSIKHGILKKRDNGCVKIIIKKIGKDIEVIIEDDGVGIEQTVIDNLDKQIKENIGLKNVHQRLKLLYGEGLNIKKLEQGTRIKFKILGGVKYD